The DNA window CAAACAGGATATCTACTTTCCCATCCCGGCAATCTGCAATCCGCTGCTTGCGTTGGGCATTGCTGACCTGCCAGTCCCGGAATTCATCCTCCGTGTACTGCTCCACTTTGACCTCCCAACGTTTAAGCCGCTCGTTGCGCCGGCACTCCAACGCCTCGCCGGCGGCTACCAGCTGCCGGGCGTTTTTTTCGGTACCACCCACGATCCATTTATAGCGGTTGATCGAGCCGTGAACCATGGCAATGCGAGGCGGGTAAGCGATCATTTCACGCTGAAAGATATCCGTAATCTTATCGCGGAGCTTATAGCAATACCGGATGCTTTCAGTTAATACGAGTTGGAATTGACTTTGTAATTTGCCGTTATGCTTGATTAGGGCATTATCAATGATAGTTCTTGCAATTAATTCGATTCTTGCCTCGTCGGCCACCAGACGGTCCATGAGCACCCGGTAATCCAAATCCTCGCCGCCGGCATCTACACTGCACAGATCGTTCCGATCGGCGGCTTGTTCATAGTCAAAATTGGTGAATACGAATTTGATTTCCGGCTTGATCAGACGGCCGGTGTCATAGAGGCCGTCCCGCGAAATTTTATGCACAACAGGACCGATGCCGCGGTACATGTAAATCTCCAGTTTGTCTTTTCGTTTGTCGGTAGCAGTTAAGCCATACATATAAAAAGGTGAAAATTGACCGATAACATTTAGAAAAGAAGCGGCCGGCACATGATGACATTCATCTGTAACGAGGTTTCCAATTAGCTGATTTAATTCTTCAATCAAATTCGGGTTATCGCCAAGAGTCTGCACTGTGGCCAAGAACAGTTTGCCATCTCCCCATTCGTGCTTGCCGTCACCAAATATGCCAATTCTGCCAACACCTGACAGCAGTTTTTCTGCTGCGTCTCGCGACTGATACAGGAGGTCTTTGGTGTGTGTTAGCCAAAGCGCTGGTTTTACAAGATCATGTATAAGCCGCATCCCCATAAGGGTTTTACCGCTACCGGCTGGAGCCACCAGAATGCCGGATTCTGCCTCGCGCAGCGCTTCAACAGCTTCTTCCTGATCGGAACGAAGCACATAATCTTCATTCCAGCCGCCAAAATCTATATTTGGTACATTTGGAAAACGAATTTTAATTTCTGCAGTACTCCACTCCGGCATGCTGGTTAAGTCAGTCAAGTATCCCCGTGGCGCGATAATATCTGTCCCTGCCAAGGAATACAGCCTGAGATACTTTTCCATGCCCCAGAGCGGGCGCTTTTTGGCTTTTTTCTCTTCGTATTCCGGGTTGGGGACAGTGAGGTCCGCCGTGATTTTTGCCCTAAGCGGCGTACTGGCTCCCCGGATGCGAATATTGTTTGCAATCGTTATAGTAACTGGCAATTATTAATCACCTCCGTCAAATCGTAGGCCGGGCCACTGAGCCGCTTGTCTTTCGGATCGTGGTAATAAGTGCGTGGCAGTTGAATGGCTGGCATGGTCACGAAGTTTTTCAAGATGTTTCGGGCAATGTAGCGGAACCGACGCTCCTGCATGTACTTAATCACAGTTGAAAGCCGGAAAGCGTAGGCTTCATCAATGTCCTTGCTTAAAAAAGACACGAACACCAGTCCAAAATTCCGGGGGATGACTTCAAAATTCAGCAGCCCCCGGAATTGGTTCGGCCGAATAAAGCTAAGTTCAAACTTATCGCCCTGGGTGCGTTTGGCTTCAATCAGGAAATTTCCATTGGCTGTGGTGACAATCTCATCGGCCGGCCGGGTGCTGCCTCTCCCGTCAGAAATCCGCATCCGCCAAACATTAGGGACAAGCCGCCAGCTTCGCCTGATTTCGTCCTGGAATTCCTGCCCGCGGTCGCGGCGCTCTTTTTGTTTACTTGCGCTGTTCATAAGCAATAATCTCCACTTTGACTAAAGACATGACCAGGAGCAAGGGATCGTCAATAACGCAGGTATCTCCATCCGGACTAGTCAGGGTAATTTCACCACCATGCTCATCCAGTATTTCTTCCGGGCATTCTTCCACTTCATTAATTATTGGTTGCAGTATTTTAGCGCCCATACAATTGCTGCTTAACTTGCGTTTTATGGTTCCGACGTGCTTCCCATCCTGAAAAGTAAGTAAGACGATATGCAGGCCGACACGCGGGTACGAACCTTCCAGAGGATAGTTATCCATTACCCCGCCCTCCCGATAAGAAATTAAATAATGCCGCCTGCAGGTTTGATTTTGCTGCTATAGCGTGTACCCGGGCGGATGAAGCAGTTAAAACATCGCTTGCCCGGGCTAAATCCACATCAATGGCGGCTATTTCTCCGCTTGTCTCTGCGAGCACTTGCCGGTCTGCAGCGGAATAAGCCCGACGGTAGGCGTCCCGGTTCGCTTCATTATTGAGCAGGATTTTTTTGTCACCAATCATTCCATACTGCTCCTTGCCTTCACCCTGGGCGTTCATAAATGCCTCGGCCTCTGTAAGCTTTACAGCGCTTTCAAGCTGGATTTTTTGCTGAAGCAATTCGCCTTTGGTTTGATCCACGGCGATCCTGTGGTTAATCGCGTTGCAAAGCTCTTTATACGCGAAGGATATTTGTCTTGTCGTATCCTCTAACGCCTCCGGCGCCAAAACCTGAATATATTCCGCCGGTACCCGCTGCGTGCTAATCTCCAATAGCTTCCGGGCTGCAGCTCTCACTCTTTCCGGACCATATAAAGTAACCAGGCTGTCAAATTGCTGTTGAATATCATTCATAAAAATATCTCCCCTCACGCAGCGCCCAGGCGCTGCTCCTGTATTTTTTCTAAGGTCTTCCGGACAACATCGGGTGCCAGGGCTTCCTTTTGGGCAATGGTCTCCACAATGTCATCAATATTAAGCAAAACCTTCTCGCCGCTGCCGGTCTGAATCAGCGCCGCGAATTCCTCCATGGCGTACTGGCGTTTCTGGTCGGCTTCGATTTTTGAGCGGTCCAGGACTTCGGCGCCGGGCTTTGCCGACTGCAGCGGGATCAACTGAATATCAAAGGTTTGTTTATCCATTACATCAATCAGTGCAACCTGGATCGGCCGCTCCAGCTCGCCGGTACTGGCGCTAATCCGCGTCAGGCTGCCCGGATTACAAAATACTTTACCGTCTGCCCGCCGGTAGATGCCGTAGCCGGTATGATCATGACCGGTCAATATCAGGTCGGCAGTCGTAACCACATCCTTCAGCAACGTAAACCGGTCAAAGGGCGGCGTGTGGTCGAGCAGCATGCCGTGAGCAACATGGATCTTTAATTGCTCATCCATCCAGTGGGTGTCATAGCCGTACCCCTCCCGGTCCATCCTACCGGAGTAGGGCGCGAAGGTGATGGCCACATCGGGATAAACCATTACCTGGCTCTCGCTGAAAACCCGGAATTTGGGGACCAGCTCCGTTAATAGCCTGAGGCTTGTCCGATCATAGGTGTCCAGGTTGTAACCGTGAATATCGTGGTTGCCAGCGCAGGTGTAGAAGTCGACCGGGCATTCCCGGAACATCTGCATAAACTCCACCAGCACGCCGATGGATACCTCCGGCCAGTCCCAGATGTCGCCCGGGCAAAGGATAGCCTTGACCTGGTGCTGTTCAGCCAGGGCGAACACCTCGCGGAGTTTGGTTTTCACGGCCTCTTTATAGTCGTCAATTCTATTTCTGGGTTTTTTACCGCGAAGATGAAGATCGCCGACAAATAAAAACCTCATATCACTTTCACCACACTTTTCCCGTTAGTCTGCGACACACCAATACTGATGTCCCCAATCTCAGCCAGCGCCTCATTGTGTGTGATCAGGATCATCTGCCTCCCAAACTTCTGGCTGTACTCCTTGAGGAAATAGGCCACATTCGGCGCATACTCAGCAGACAAGTGTTTACCTACTTCATCGAGCAGCAGAGGCCCCCGTACTTCTGCCAACTCTGCAACAGCCAACCTAAGCGCCAGGCTGACCACATCAGCCACACCGCCGCCCCGGTCGTAATCCGGAGGCTTAAGCTGCGTCACGATGCCCTCGGACTCCAGCCAATAGTCCACTTCCGGCCGGTTGGCCCGCACCTCCAGCGACAGCTGAAATTTATAGTCCTTGCCAAACACAACGGACAGCGCCGAAGTAACAATCTCCTCGATCCGACTCTTGGCCTGCTGCCGTGCAAAGTCGGAGGTGAGCTGCAGCAGTCTTTGCACTTTCTCGTTTAGTTCAAGCATCTGGGCCGCGGTGGCGCTTTTGATGATCTCCGCATCGCGCTGCTCAAGCAATAAATTACGCTTGGCAATTTGCTTTGTAATTTTTTCAGCGGCCTGCCGGACGTCCAGTTTGATCTTGTTGATCTGATAGGTGTTGATTGTGAACGATTTAGGTAATTCCGTAATCAAATCATGGGTTTCCGTTATGATTGGCGGCGTTACCGGCACGGAAGGTCTAAGTAGGTCCCGAAGCGCCATTAGAATAATGCATCTCCTTCCACATTGCGATGCCAATTAATGCGTAAACGATTACATCCCGGAGGCGCTCCGCGCATTCCTTGTCATCCAGCCCTTTGTTAGCCAAGGGCACCAGATGCTTGTCCACCAGCGTCATCAGCACGGTGAACATAGCTGTATGCTCCTGTTTATTAAAAATGCGGATAGCCGTTTGTCGGAAATTATAAAACAGGTCATCCACTGTCCCGTAGGATTGATTCTTCTCCTCAAATAACTGTTGAATAGATTCCAGTTCAGTGCTCAATAATGCGAGGAATTCGCTTCTGGTAAACTGTCCAGCACTTTTCCCCTCAGTTGGAACTTCAGACCGCGCTGGCTGCTCTAACTGTTCTGTCTGATCTGCCTGTTCTAACTGTTCTGCCTGCACCGTTCTTCCCTCCTCATATACATTGTCCTGGAATGTCTTTACGTCCATCGTGGGAGGCTTGTTTCTCTTCTGTCTGGTACCCGCCATTTTGGGCCGTGGATCTGCTCCCTTTTTATGCAAACCCCATTTAACTAAGCGTGGATACAGAGAGCCCGCGCTTTTGATCCCGTAAAGCGTTTGCAGTGTTGCCGGACCGTACCCGGCATCCAAAATTAATTTGGCATCCTCGGCGGTTAAATCATCAAGCGTCATGATTTGCGCTTTACCAATGTCCAGGCCCATTTTGATGCATTCTACCGGGGTAGGCTTCCGGCTTGTGCATGCCGCCGGTTCCGGTAATGGGCTCCGCTCTTTCATTTCCTTGCTAAGGATGCCGCTGCTGAGTATTTCAGCCACATTATTCACCTGCGCTTTCTTTATCGTCTTCACCATCATCAAAGGCATCAGCAATCTTTAAAACCAGGCATTGTATTGCACCTGTTCGGGGATTTCGTCCATTACATCTAGATATTTTGCATACCGCATGATAAAAACACAGTTCCCCGGGTTCCGTTTTTTCAATGACAGTTACATTATATGGAATGCTCATACGCCCTCCCTCATACCCGAGGAATAAGCCCTTCGACCGTGGTCAAGGTTTCCGTGATCGCGGTCTCCAGATTAGCAATCTCTTCGCCAATGGTTTCCGGCGTGACGCCTTCGGCCGCCATCTTTTGGACAACCTCCTCACGCTGCTGCTCCGCAGCTGCTTTTTGGGTCTCGGCTATGGTTTTGCTTTGCTCCGCCCGCTTTAAATTAGCTTTGGCGGTCTCAATTCTTGTCTTAATGTCCACGAATCTTCTCCCCTTTTTCAATTGCCCTGTTACACAAAGGGCAGATATCAACTTCCGCCCATAAATCTTGAATAATTCTCTCTTGGGATGCTACTGCGGTAACTGCTGCCGCTGCTTTTCTGCCGGCATCCTCAAGAGTATTATTTTTAATTCGGTAAATTGCCTGTAGCTCCCGGAGCCGATCCAGTTTACTGCGCTGCTCATCCAGGCCGGCAAGAAGCGGATCCGCCTGGGCAATTCCTTGCAACGCATCCAGTAGCTTTTGACGGGCAGCTATTGTCACGGTGTGCGCCTGGTGTTGGCCAGCCAATAATCTCAGGTCATTAAGACGCTGCATACCTTGTTCCACATCAGCCAGGCTGCCAGTCGCGACATCTAAATCCTTAGTTATTGTCAGAACAGCAGTCGCATTTTTAATGTTCTCGATAATGCGCAGATACCGGTCTTCGCACTCAATTAACGTGGCGGCTTTGCCGAGCAATTGGTCAAGGATCAATACTTGCTCGGCGGCCTGCTCAAGCCCGACATATAAAGTAAGCTCCTGCCCATATTGAGATACTGAGATTTCAAGTCGCTCATACCTTTGTGCAAGATCTGATAGCAGCTGCAGCCTCTGCGCGCCAGTTTCCACATCTTGCAGATTTTGCTCGGCTGCCGGCAGTGATGCGTACCGCTGCAGCTCCGCCTCGAGTTTCGAGAGTTGCTCGTCAGATCTCTCTTTCTGCCGCTCCAGCATAGACAAGGTTTCATGCCTTGCGCGCAGCTGCTCGAACTTCTCCAGCAGCAACTCGCAGGCTTCCACCTGCTCTTTGAGCTGGTCAACGCCGTCATACTCTTTCAATTCTTCCGTTTTTTGCTCAATTTGCTTATCGGCCAGCAGCTTGTCCTGTCGGGCGCCATATGTATCCTTGGCTACTGACTTGAGCGCCTGGTCAACAATCTCGGTACCGGCAATCTTGCCCAGTACCTTGGCTCCGGCCGAAGGAGGCTCGGAAATCAAAAACGGTGCGTCTAGCTGGAAAGCAAAATTCAGCGCTGTTTCAAAGTCGCCGAATGTCTGCCGGGTGATGCCGAGCGCCGCCGTAACTTCCAGCGGCACGTCGGCCTGCTCAAAATGTTGGGGTATCCCGATTGCAGGAACCAGGCGGTAGACGGTTCGCCCGCCTTTCCTGCGCCCTTTGATAATGTCAGTCCCATCACTCAGCGTAATTGTGACAATCGCCTCGCCGGTCGCCTGATTAATAAAATTCTCTCCGGCGGGCTCATTAAACGCGATCCAACGGATTGCCCGGATAAGGGCGGTCTTGCCGGAATCGGTGGGACCGGTCAAGACCGTAAGCCCAGGGCTGAGATTTAACTGGCTGTCGACATGAGACTGAAAGCCTTTAATGTGAACTGAAGCGATCACGAGATCACCCGCCTAACAATAAACGATTTCCCCCGGTAATCCGTTCCCTGGGAAAACTCCAGCTTTACAGTTGGCTTTGGGTCCCAACCTGGCCGGCCGTTTTTTCTCATGCATTTTTTGCATTGTCTGACAGCATCCAATTCTTTTTTGAGCGCGCTCTCCTGATAAATGCAATTAATGCAGGATGCATTCTGGTTGATGTAATGCATTGCGGCCGCCATTATCCTAAAAGCTCCGCCCGGCAATTGCCGCAAACAACTTTGCCCTTAAATGACAAGACGTTGTAATCATTGCCGCAAAATATGCACTCGCAAGCCGGTTCATACTTGCGCAGGATAATGCGGTCATTTTCTACATAGATTTCCATTGGATCGCCTTCTTTGATATCCAAGTTACGGCGTAATTCTTTGGGAATTACCACCCGGCCCAGATCGTCGACTCTGCGAACAATACCGGTTGATTTCATATGCTCACCCTCCTGTATTTGATTTTTAGTTTTCAATAATGCTAAACTTTACGTAACAAAATTTTCTTAACCGCTCTTATTGGGCGGCTTTTTTTATCTTCTTGGTCAAATAAGGCACTGCAAGATTAATTTCATTTTTGGAACCGCTGATGGTATATCTTTTCCCTCGAAACTGGTACCGGTAAGTAAAAATCCCACCTTTAATTGATGCCGTAATCAAACTTCTCCCCTCCTTTTATGATTTTGATTATTACGGATAAACTGCTTTTGCAGTTGCCGCCAGCCCATATCCCGGGAGGCCAACATGACTGCGCCTGCAAACGCGGCAATGGCGCCGGCCAATACTCCGATGACGATTTTCATTTGCGCTCATCCTCGCTTTGTTGTCTTGGGTCTGTTTCGTATAAGCAGAAAAACTTAATGTCGGCAAATTCTTTCTTGCCTGCATACGGATAGTACTCATCATTTTTCCTTTCTTCGACTACTAGTTCCCCAGGCAGCTGCATTAGTCGCTCGTGCTCATGAATATGAACTTCAAGCTCGGATCTGTCACCCCTAAAGCCAATTGCTCCATGACGAATCAGTTCTTCTGTTGCTGCCTTAAGCAGCAATGCCGCTTGTTCGATTGTCATTTTAGTTGCCCCCTCTGCTTAATCTGCTGTATTGCCGTTGACAGCACCATAATGGCTTCACCGGGCTGCAAAAACTGCAATAGCGTTTTAACTATGATTGATGGCGCCCGTTTATTAAACATGTGCGATGCTTTTCCCATAGCCTTGCCTTACCTCCCCTCAATGAAGAATCCACGCTTTTTGGCCTCGCGTTTCAGCTTGTTTAATCCGGTAATGCGCACCTCATGCTCAAGGCAAAACTCCAGTTCAGCATCAGTCAGTTTTGCAGGCTGATACCCTGGATCATCGACTGAGTTATGCAAACTCCAACTGATTGCTTCCTTGCTGACGCCGGGTGGAAGTTCAACGCTTTTCATGTACCTCCGGGATATCACGGTTGCCAACAAAGTCCACCTCCTTTGCAGGGAATACAATTTTACCGCCAATAGCCTGAAGAACGACTTTTCCGTCTTCCCCGACAATCCGGACCTCATGAAATAGAATTTTTTGTAATTTGACATACCTTACCGCTTCCTCGCAGCCATTTAGATTAACGGCCGGCGTATGCCACCGTCCATCAGCAACAGGGAAACAATAGCCTTTAAATTGCTCATTAGGTGTATTAATCAATTAGTGACCTCCTTCCAGTGCTTTCGGGCAGCCAGCGCATTCAGATCGGCCTGGGCCTTGTCAAAACTACCTTGCCAGGGAAGCGTTTTATAGCTGCGGCCGTTGCCTAATTGTCCGGCCTTTAGATAAAAAGTTCTATAGCTATGCAAACCTACTTGGGACCTTACGAAATATCGCCATCCACGTCCATCTTCATAGATTTTTACAAACCGGCAAGGTTCTTCATCTGGATGCAATGACCCAGGTATTCCCGGACAAATCAGCGCGGCTGGCTTGTTTATGTTTGGGCACATACAACAACGGAAGGGTAGATATTCCGGAACTGCGCTCATCAGACATTTCCTCCTTTAACAAAGCCTCAAAACCTGCCTTCCCTTCCCGTGTTTTGGGTATCGGCTGCCGATTAGGCCGCCGATCAGCAACAACTTGTACACTTTGAATACTCAGCTTCATGACTTGGTTACGAATCCATTCCCTAAAGCATCATCAATTTTTCCTTTGATGAGTTTGGAAATTGAGAGTAAGAATTGCAATGAACTTGATCCGAAGCCATAAAACCTTGAATCTGATCTGGCAAAAGCCAAGAAATCTTGTACATTATTAATAACGACAGGATCTTCCCCTAGCCGTTCAATAGTGATTTTTGCTGCTGGCTGAACAGCCGAACTCTTGACCATAACAGATATGTTACTATTCTCCTGCTGTGCTTTCTTGATGTTTTCGCTGAAATTGAACATCTTATTGCCTCCCTGATTCAGTTTTGAAAGAACAATCTATGTCAAGGGGACGTATGCATACATCCCTCGAAGCGGGTTCCCGCGACGCTCCTATAGGAGCGTTTCGGCCATCGCCCAGATGGCCATCATCAGGCGGGTGGTTTGTTGAACAGGGAATTATTGGTTTTTGTCGAATTTTCTCCTTCAAAGAGTAAATACCTATTCCACATACATTTAGGAGATGATAGTTTGTTTAACTGGTCAGTCTTTCTCTACTCATCGCTTGCAGCTGCTTTAATAAGCTTTTTTCTTAACCGTGCTTATGATCAGTACATGAGCTCTAAGATAAAGAAAAAACGCTTAAAGGGAATACGAGAAGTGTTAATTCAAAACATTAGTTGTGATATGTTTTGGCTGAAGCAGATATTTAACTATGAGCCAGAGCTAACGTTTACATCATGGAATGATATAAAAATCAATTTAAGCACTAATCTTCCAATCGAATATCGAGTAGAGCTTTATCAATTAAACCCAGACGCCTTTCTTGCAGTTCAGTCATATTATTATGAACTTGAACGCTTTAAATTGGCTTTTAAAAAATCATTACACACAATTGAACCAGAAGAGCTGGTTCAATTAATCATTGAAAAGGGGAATTCTATTCTTGTAACCCTAAGAGCGAAAGAGTTTATTTAAAAAAATATTTAATACGAACGATATTACTGTTGCTCCAATCGTAGTGACTAATATTGGATGATTGTTCGCAAACTGCTCCATCCGTTTCATCTCACTTCCCTTTCTGCGTTGCGTTTTGCTGCTCTTGCAGCTTCGCCAAAACATCTGGCAGTAAAAATTGTGCAAATACCGTAATAGGCTGGTCATCCGGATGACTTTCTTCCACTACACGGCGCTCACAGTTTTTAGGTTTGCGTATATCGTGATCATTTGGGTTCACCTCCTTTCCCACACCAGAAACGAAAGGTCAATCTCTTCTATCTAGCCGGCCTCAACTTGCTTAATATCCCGCGATTGCCGCTTTTTTGACACTGTTTGGGCATCTCTACTCGCCTGGCTTCAGGTGGAACCAATTGCTGAGTTATTACTGTTTTATGATCTTTTAGCCAGTTTTCAAAATCACCGTCCTCTATGTATATACGTCTGCCGATTTTTATAACCGGCAGGCCATGCTTATAAATCCAGCTGCTCACAATGGCTTCTGATACTTGCTCTTTTTCCGCAAAGGCTTTTATGGTATACCTTGGCATATAGTAGCCTCCTATCGTAAAGAAATTTACTCTTCAGTGCTTTAAGCTAAATAATTATTTAAATCAGTTCCTTAAAAGGGTTAAATTGCAGCTTGATTACGCAACAGTTCGCTAAAAGTTGACTCTTTGCCAAAAAAAATATAGTCCTTAGGTGTTTTGTATATTTTTTCAATTACTATAATTTTTTCAAATGGCATTTTCCCTGAATCTGATTCCCAAGCACGAAGAGTTGGAGTACTAACACCTAGTAATACTGCAGCTTCTTCCTGGGTATAATTAAACTTAACACGCAATGAACGAAGCGTATTGCGAAGCGTGAGTGGAATTTCATTCATAATAGTCTCCCTCCTCTTTTCTTGTTTTAATTTTAGTCAACTTTTAGTAAACTGTCAATAAATTGTTTTGTTTTTAGCAAACTTTTTTACTTTTTTACTTGTGTCTGTTTGCTTTTAGTTATATTATAATATTAAGTACTAAATATGGGGGTAGCAAAATGGATGAAGTTAATCAGATTAAATCTGCA is part of the Dendrosporobacter quercicolus genome and encodes:
- a CDS encoding AbrB/MazE/SpoVT family DNA-binding domain-containing protein; protein product: MKSTGIVRRVDDLGRVVIPKELRRNLDIKEGDPMEIYVENDRIILRKYEPACECIFCGNDYNVLSFKGKVVCGNCRAELLG
- a CDS encoding AAA family ATPase; the encoded protein is MIASVHIKGFQSHVDSQLNLSPGLTVLTGPTDSGKTALIRAIRWIAFNEPAGENFINQATGEAIVTITLSDGTDIIKGRRKGGRTVYRLVPAIGIPQHFEQADVPLEVTAALGITRQTFGDFETALNFAFQLDAPFLISEPPSAGAKVLGKIAGTEIVDQALKSVAKDTYGARQDKLLADKQIEQKTEELKEYDGVDQLKEQVEACELLLEKFEQLRARHETLSMLERQKERSDEQLSKLEAELQRYASLPAAEQNLQDVETGAQRLQLLSDLAQRYERLEISVSQYGQELTLYVGLEQAAEQVLILDQLLGKAATLIECEDRYLRIIENIKNATAVLTITKDLDVATGSLADVEQGMQRLNDLRLLAGQHQAHTVTIAARQKLLDALQGIAQADPLLAGLDEQRSKLDRLRELQAIYRIKNNTLEDAGRKAAAAVTAVASQERIIQDLWAEVDICPLCNRAIEKGEKIRGH
- a CDS encoding DEAD/DEAH box helicase — translated: MPVTITIANNIRIRGASTPLRAKITADLTVPNPEYEEKKAKKRPLWGMEKYLRLYSLAGTDIIAPRGYLTDLTSMPEWSTAEIKIRFPNVPNIDFGGWNEDYVLRSDQEEAVEALREAESGILVAPAGSGKTLMGMRLIHDLVKPALWLTHTKDLLYQSRDAAEKLLSGVGRIGIFGDGKHEWGDGKLFLATVQTLGDNPNLIEELNQLIGNLVTDECHHVPAASFLNVIGQFSPFYMYGLTATDKRKDKLEIYMYRGIGPVVHKISRDGLYDTGRLIKPEIKFVFTNFDYEQAADRNDLCSVDAGGEDLDYRVLMDRLVADEARIELIARTIIDNALIKHNGKLQSQFQLVLTESIRYCYKLRDKITDIFQREMIAYPPRIAMVHGSINRYKWIVGGTEKNARQLVAAGEALECRRNERLKRWEVKVEQYTEDEFRDWQVSNAQRKQRIADCRDGKVDILFATAQLVQEGLDLPNLCYGHLAMPKRGDTGGSKNGASVEQAIGRLMRPDPQNPDKKAAWFDYVDYNVGVLRSQYYSRRSVYKRLGLKVPGKPKTAERDEIEAFLDSMPW
- a CDS encoding helix-turn-helix transcriptional regulator, which codes for MNEIPLTLRNTLRSLRVKFNYTQEEAAVLLGVSTPTLRAWESDSGKMPFEKIIVIEKIYKTPKDYIFFGKESTFSELLRNQAAI
- a CDS encoding metallophosphoesterase family protein codes for the protein MRFLFVGDLHLRGKKPRNRIDDYKEAVKTKLREVFALAEQHQVKAILCPGDIWDWPEVSIGVLVEFMQMFRECPVDFYTCAGNHDIHGYNLDTYDRTSLRLLTELVPKFRVFSESQVMVYPDVAITFAPYSGRMDREGYGYDTHWMDEQLKIHVAHGMLLDHTPPFDRFTLLKDVVTTADLILTGHDHTGYGIYRRADGKVFCNPGSLTRISASTGELERPIQVALIDVMDKQTFDIQLIPLQSAKPGAEVLDRSKIEADQKRQYAMEEFAALIQTGSGEKVLLNIDDIVETIAQKEALAPDVVRKTLEKIQEQRLGAA
- a CDS encoding helix-turn-helix domain-containing protein, whose protein sequence is MPRYTIKAFAEKEQVSEAIVSSWIYKHGLPVIKIGRRIYIEDGDFENWLKDHKTVITQQLVPPEARRVEMPKQCQKSGNRGILSKLRPAR